Proteins from a genomic interval of Bradyrhizobium sp. G127:
- a CDS encoding branched-chain amino acid ABC transporter substrate-binding protein → MSIKFVFALCALLVGGGRVCAQEAVRLAYVDALSGGGASVGVARLKAFQFIAEQMNAKGGIQGRKLEIVPFDNKTNAQESVLQTQKAIDSGIRFITQGNGSAFGVAISEFIAKYNDRNPGKEVLYFNYSAIDPVLVNEKCNFWHFAWDANSDVKMEAIGNYIKKNAAIKKVYLINQDYSYGKSVRAAAREIIQSKRSDIEIVGDELHPFFKVTDFSPYIAKIQASGADSVITGNWGQDLALLLKAAGTLGLNVDWYTYYGVATAGIPITLKQVNLDHKVFGVVEGLANVDHASSRAFEAAWREKYGKDFVLYAPRQANEIIMFAKAVEEAKSFEPKDVAFALEDMKFDVFNGGQGFMRKDDHQFFQPIYVASTGALSKDEPFDEENTGWGNRVRAVIPADQTLTKTTCQMKRPAR, encoded by the coding sequence ATGTCTATTAAGTTCGTCTTTGCGCTTTGCGCTCTGCTTGTCGGCGGAGGTCGGGTATGTGCGCAAGAAGCTGTTCGGCTCGCTTATGTCGATGCTCTCTCGGGCGGTGGCGCCAGTGTCGGAGTTGCGCGTCTTAAGGCATTCCAGTTCATTGCGGAGCAGATGAATGCGAAAGGCGGCATTCAGGGCCGAAAGCTTGAGATTGTGCCGTTCGACAACAAGACAAACGCACAGGAGTCAGTTCTTCAGACACAAAAGGCAATCGATTCGGGCATTCGCTTCATCACGCAGGGCAACGGCTCGGCATTCGGCGTTGCGATCTCCGAGTTCATTGCAAAATACAACGATCGAAATCCCGGTAAAGAAGTCCTGTACTTCAACTACTCCGCCATCGATCCGGTTCTCGTCAATGAGAAGTGCAATTTCTGGCACTTCGCGTGGGATGCAAATTCCGACGTCAAGATGGAAGCGATCGGGAATTACATAAAGAAGAACGCCGCTATCAAGAAGGTCTACCTGATCAATCAGGATTATTCCTATGGAAAGTCAGTGAGGGCCGCGGCGCGCGAGATCATTCAGTCGAAGCGTTCTGATATCGAGATTGTCGGCGACGAACTGCATCCATTCTTCAAGGTCACGGATTTCTCTCCATATATCGCGAAGATTCAGGCTTCCGGCGCTGACAGTGTCATCACAGGAAACTGGGGCCAGGATTTGGCTCTCTTGCTGAAGGCTGCGGGCACGCTCGGCCTCAACGTGGATTGGTACACGTATTACGGCGTGGCGACGGCCGGCATTCCAATTACGCTTAAGCAGGTGAATCTCGATCACAAAGTGTTTGGCGTCGTTGAAGGACTCGCCAATGTGGACCACGCATCGTCTCGTGCGTTTGAAGCCGCGTGGCGTGAGAAATATGGAAAGGATTTTGTCTTGTATGCGCCGCGCCAGGCCAACGAGATCATAATGTTTGCGAAGGCGGTGGAGGAGGCCAAGTCATTCGAGCCAAAGGACGTTGCGTTCGCTCTCGAAGACATGAAGTTCGACGTGTTCAACGGCGGACAGGGCTTCATGAGAAAGGACGATCATCAGTTCTTCCAGCCGATCTATGTGGCCTCCACGGGTGCGCTGTCCAAAGACGAGCCATTCGACGAGGAGAACACGGGTTGGGGGAATCGCGTACGGGCGGTGATTCCGGCCGATCAAACGCTCACCAAGACGACCTGTCAGATGAAGCGACCTGCGCGCTGA
- a CDS encoding (Fe-S)-binding protein — protein MNQALSSDLTLEEYTQKTWDEILDACTRCGKCVEACPVVPFAPGLSIADPSGVVKGLLDYMSSSTPLPQASATWLNQCNGCGDCIPACPEGINPRRMVMLACSKVSQTDNPTPHAFRKMARAIRIMVSMQLIPDDVARLLRPPQAREADVIFYTGCNPIRTPHVLFNVMTVLDELNIDYEVMGGPSSCCGIVHSKWEGEVSKGGRVTDQTLTKFGGFSPDKVLSWCPSCQLHLGETIKGYRQVKFDLDHITKFLIEQEEELKKRFVTPINKRVVVHTHAGMEYIGNNVIRLLRCIPGLTIVEVAQEPGYTCGASGSNRSPELKAHVRAETIKLSQRDDVDALVSLFHPCHLQLATDGKKHGFDVINFTELLVQAMGAEPCRDTVEPFRLIDDWAQIAREAAPMLKANGIDIDLDELAAVLPEVFTSAEFRGGLCSFAR, from the coding sequence ATGAATCAGGCTCTGTCTTCCGACCTTACGCTCGAAGAATACACCCAAAAGACTTGGGACGAGATTCTCGACGCGTGCACGCGTTGCGGTAAATGCGTCGAGGCTTGCCCAGTGGTGCCTTTCGCTCCGGGCCTTTCTATTGCGGATCCTTCCGGCGTGGTCAAAGGTTTGTTGGACTACATGTCCAGTTCAACCCCGCTGCCCCAAGCATCAGCCACATGGCTGAACCAGTGCAATGGTTGTGGGGATTGCATCCCGGCCTGTCCGGAAGGCATCAATCCGCGCCGCATGGTTATGCTTGCGTGCTCAAAAGTCTCGCAGACGGATAATCCCACGCCGCACGCCTTCCGGAAAATGGCTCGCGCCATCCGGATCATGGTGTCCATGCAATTGATTCCGGATGACGTTGCGCGTCTCCTGAGGCCGCCACAGGCGCGGGAAGCCGATGTCATTTTCTACACAGGATGCAATCCGATCAGAACACCGCACGTGTTGTTCAACGTGATGACGGTTCTGGATGAACTGAATATCGACTATGAGGTCATGGGAGGGCCATCCTCGTGCTGTGGCATCGTGCACAGCAAATGGGAGGGCGAAGTCTCGAAGGGCGGTCGCGTCACCGATCAAACGCTGACCAAGTTTGGAGGTTTCTCTCCCGACAAGGTGCTGAGCTGGTGCCCATCGTGCCAATTGCATCTCGGTGAAACGATCAAAGGATACAGGCAGGTCAAATTCGATCTGGATCACATCACGAAATTCCTGATCGAGCAGGAAGAGGAGTTGAAGAAGCGCTTTGTCACGCCGATCAACAAGCGTGTCGTCGTCCATACGCATGCCGGCATGGAGTACATCGGAAACAATGTTATCCGGCTCCTGAGATGCATCCCTGGACTCACGATTGTCGAGGTTGCCCAGGAGCCTGGGTATACATGCGGTGCTTCAGGTTCGAATCGATCTCCGGAGTTGAAAGCTCATGTGCGCGCGGAGACCATCAAACTAAGCCAACGTGACGATGTCGATGCGCTGGTGTCGCTGTTCCATCCCTGCCATCTGCAACTCGCAACTGATGGAAAGAAGCATGGTTTCGATGTCATCAATTTCACCGAGCTTCTGGTGCAGGCGATGGGCGCTGAACCCTGCCGTGACACAGTCGAGCCTTTCCGCTTGATCGATGACTGGGCCCAGATCGCACGGGAGGCTGCGCCCATGCTGAAGGCGAATGGAATCGATATTGATCTGGATGAGCTTGCAGCAGTCCTTCCGGAAGTCTTCACGTCGGCTGAATTCAGAGGTGGTCTGTGTAGCTTCGCTCGCTGA
- a CDS encoding ferredoxin--NADP reductase — protein sequence MAKYNEEMITSVTHWSDRLFSFRTTRSKTLRFESGHFVMIGLRLENRPLLRAYSIASSKYEDHLEFLSIKIPGGPFTERLQNVKVGDQILVSDKPVGTLLVDDLLPGKNAYLFATGTGLAPFLSIIQDPQTYERFEKVVLVHSVRERNELAFSERISGDLPKCELMGEFIRNQLIYVPTVTREPFHTTGRITTLIEDGTLAQITKLPQLQAETDRVMLCGSPEMLRDIQGLLDQSGFQSSEGTGAAGHYVFERAFAER from the coding sequence ATGGCAAAATATAATGAAGAAATGATCACTTCCGTTACGCACTGGAGTGATCGGCTGTTTAGCTTTCGAACGACGCGCAGCAAGACCTTGCGTTTCGAGAGCGGTCACTTCGTCATGATCGGGCTGCGGTTGGAGAACAGGCCTCTCTTGCGCGCATACAGCATCGCCAGCAGCAAGTACGAAGACCATCTGGAGTTCCTGAGCATAAAGATTCCCGGTGGACCTTTCACCGAACGTCTTCAGAACGTAAAGGTGGGAGATCAGATCCTGGTGAGTGACAAGCCGGTCGGAACTCTGCTCGTTGACGATCTTCTTCCAGGAAAGAACGCGTATCTGTTCGCAACCGGAACTGGACTGGCTCCTTTTCTCAGCATCATCCAGGATCCGCAAACCTATGAACGTTTCGAGAAAGTCGTGCTGGTTCATTCGGTGAGAGAACGTAACGAGTTAGCTTTCTCCGAGCGCATCTCCGGCGATCTGCCGAAATGCGAGCTGATGGGAGAATTCATTCGCAATCAGCTTATCTATGTCCCCACCGTGACAAGGGAGCCATTTCATACCACAGGGAGAATAACGACCCTGATCGAAGATGGCACTCTGGCGCAGATTACCAAGTTACCGCAGCTGCAAGCTGAAACAGATCGCGTGATGCTGTGCGGAAGTCCCGAAATGCTCCGCGATATACAGGGATTACTGGACCAAAGCGGCTTCCAATCCTCCGAAGGAACGGGCGCTGCGGGGCACTATGTATTCGAGCGCGCGTTCGCTGAACGATAG
- the fdxA gene encoding ferredoxin FdxA yields MPHVVTDGCIRCMYTDCVEVCPVDCFHIGEHMLVISQDDCIDCGVCVPECPEQAIKADSQRDAGAWIDFNAKYARLWPTIEERQEPPADAAEWAGKDKKFVRFFGTNNPADA; encoded by the coding sequence GTGCCTCACGTTGTTACGGACGGCTGCATAAGATGCATGTACACCGACTGTGTCGAAGTCTGTCCAGTCGACTGCTTCCATATCGGCGAGCACATGCTGGTTATCAGCCAGGATGATTGTATCGACTGCGGCGTCTGTGTTCCCGAATGTCCCGAACAAGCTATCAAGGCCGACTCCCAACGGGACGCTGGCGCGTGGATCGATTTCAACGCCAAGTATGCGAGGCTTTGGCCCACGATTGAGGAGAGGCAAGAACCGCCAGCCGATGCGGCCGAGTGGGCGGGGAAGGACAAGAAATTTGTGCGGTTCTTCGGCACGAACAATCCGGCCGATGCGTAA
- a CDS encoding DNA methyltransferase: MRTPTVETALLSSLRRSTRNARTHSKKQILQIADSIRTFGWTQPILADDNGNVIAGHGRMAAALELKLKAVPVIYCTGLTESQKRALALADNKIATNAGWDRTLLAIELGELTALLTELNLDLHITGFEPAEIDSLLSDQVDSEMEPDDIIPAIETTAVSRPDDIWTLSKHRLLCGDSREPGHIKKLMGNARAAMVFADPPYNVRVSSVQGRGKIKHREFASASGEMSHAQFTEFLTQWMLLAARYSEDGAIVFCCMDWRHLAECLAAGEQAFTALKNIIAWVKSNAGQGSFYRSQHELILVFKNGDAPHQNNIELGKYGRARSNVWQYAGVNSFRKDRLAELTVHPTVKPVALVADAMRDCSRRGDIVLDPFMGSGTTILAAEKVGRRAYGIEIDPLYVDVAIRRWQEFTKRDAILVATGHTFDEVAAERSTSPALKRVSI, translated from the coding sequence ATGCGAACGCCTACGGTTGAAACCGCATTACTCTCATCGCTTAGGCGAAGTACCCGCAATGCGCGTACCCACTCAAAAAAACAAATCTTACAGATCGCCGATAGTATTCGCACCTTCGGCTGGACCCAGCCCATATTGGCGGATGACAATGGGAATGTAATCGCCGGCCATGGACGAATGGCAGCCGCTTTGGAGCTCAAACTCAAAGCAGTCCCTGTCATCTATTGCACCGGGCTGACCGAATCCCAAAAGCGCGCCCTTGCGCTGGCAGATAACAAGATTGCCACTAACGCGGGATGGGATCGAACGCTATTGGCAATCGAACTTGGCGAGCTTACTGCGCTGCTAACTGAACTCAATCTCGATCTTCACATTACGGGCTTCGAGCCTGCCGAAATCGACAGCTTATTAAGCGACCAAGTCGATTCCGAAATGGAGCCCGACGACATAATCCCCGCGATCGAGACTACGGCTGTCAGTCGCCCAGATGATATATGGACGCTCTCCAAACATCGGCTGTTGTGCGGAGATTCCAGAGAACCCGGCCATATCAAGAAGCTGATGGGCAACGCGCGCGCTGCGATGGTCTTCGCGGATCCGCCCTACAACGTTCGGGTTAGTTCGGTGCAGGGACGCGGAAAGATCAAGCACCGCGAGTTTGCCTCTGCTTCCGGCGAGATGTCGCACGCCCAATTCACCGAGTTCCTCACACAGTGGATGCTTCTGGCCGCTCGGTATTCTGAAGATGGCGCAATTGTCTTCTGCTGCATGGATTGGCGACATCTTGCCGAATGCCTCGCTGCAGGAGAACAGGCGTTCACTGCGCTGAAGAACATCATCGCCTGGGTCAAGTCCAATGCCGGGCAAGGCAGCTTTTATCGGTCTCAACACGAGTTAATTCTTGTTTTCAAGAACGGGGACGCACCCCATCAAAACAACATTGAACTCGGCAAGTACGGTCGAGCTCGATCGAACGTTTGGCAGTACGCCGGCGTCAATTCATTCCGCAAAGACCGACTTGCTGAATTGACCGTTCATCCAACCGTGAAGCCGGTCGCCTTGGTCGCCGACGCCATGCGTGACTGCTCGCGTCGTGGCGACATTGTGCTCGATCCGTTCATGGGATCTGGCACCACCATTTTGGCCGCGGAGAAAGTCGGTCGTCGCGCCTATGGGATCGAAATCGATCCTCTGTACGTCGATGTTGCCATCCGACGTTGGCAGGAATTCACCAAACGCGACGCGATTCTAGTGGCCACCGGCCACACCTTCGACGAGGTGGCCGCAGAGCGATCCACCTCCCCTGCTCTCAAACGCGTGAGTATCTGA
- a CDS encoding DUF5681 domain-containing protein — translation MASIPKIKRVFRKRVRLEPSDDDVGYGKPPRSRQFKAGQSGNPKGRPKGTKSAAAILLKILNHKIELRQNGKVRTITVLEGILHKLAEDSLRGNTKSAAFVLNQLAAIAPTSGTESEVNPDDRAVLDAYLRNFQSTLGGKEKLP, via the coding sequence ATGGCATCGATTCCAAAAATTAAACGCGTCTTCCGAAAGCGGGTGCGGCTGGAGCCCAGCGACGATGATGTTGGCTATGGGAAGCCGCCTCGTTCCCGACAGTTCAAAGCCGGCCAAAGCGGCAATCCAAAAGGTCGCCCAAAGGGAACCAAGAGCGCCGCAGCTATCCTGCTCAAGATTCTCAATCACAAGATCGAACTACGCCAGAACGGCAAGGTTCGAACGATCACTGTGCTTGAGGGAATTCTTCACAAGCTTGCAGAGGATTCCCTGCGGGGCAACACCAAGAGCGCCGCGTTCGTTCTTAATCAACTGGCCGCTATCGCACCCACGTCCGGCACCGAATCCGAAGTCAATCCCGATGATAGGGCTGTGCTGGACGCTTACCTGCGCAACTTCCAATCCACACTCGGTGGAAAGGAGAAATTGCCGTGA